In a genomic window of Nostoc sp. UHCC 0870:
- a CDS encoding ATP-binding protein, which translates to MLAIDSISNANEIGLQLDSTLEALPRWEVQCELHLPGNRLIKNFEQETFLPGIILTKNQGFVGMISRKQFFEYMSRPYSLGLFSMRPIENLYNCLQPEMCIFDQDMTIVEATQMALQRSPELVYEPILIKSQSGNYGIVDFHQLLLANSQIHALTLAQLQQVEEQSQLAKAGFRDLKKNYSRLLQNEKMAALGQLVAGIAHEVNNPINFIAGNIAHVINYSSNFLDLIKLYQKYYPHPVDEITTAIYDNELEFIAKDLPDLLSSMQAGCKRITQIVLSLRNFSRLDESDRKIVDIHEGIDSTLLILQSRLKYHKNNQNISVIKEYGNLPLVDCYAGLLNQVFMNILTNAIDALEESIVNSQELTSNNYEIETQLQICIRTENINNQQVMIRIADNGLGIPDDIKNRLFDPFFTTKPVGKGTGLGLSICHQIIVEKHGGQIYCVSTVGKGSEFIIHIPVNS; encoded by the coding sequence ATGCTTGCTATTGATAGCATCAGCAATGCTAATGAAATCGGCCTGCAATTAGATTCGACTTTAGAAGCATTACCAAGGTGGGAAGTTCAATGTGAGCTACATCTCCCAGGAAACAGACTAATTAAAAATTTTGAGCAAGAAACGTTTTTACCAGGAATTATCTTGACTAAAAATCAGGGTTTTGTTGGGATGATTTCCCGAAAGCAATTCTTTGAGTATATGAGCCGCCCTTATAGTTTAGGGTTGTTTTCCATGCGTCCTATCGAAAACCTTTATAATTGCCTGCAACCTGAGATGTGCATATTTGATCAAGATATGACCATTGTAGAAGCAACTCAGATGGCATTACAGCGATCGCCTGAGCTTGTCTATGAGCCAATTCTCATTAAAAGTCAATCTGGTAATTATGGCATAGTTGACTTTCATCAGTTACTCCTAGCTAATTCTCAGATTCATGCTCTCACCCTGGCTCAACTACAACAAGTAGAAGAACAGTCTCAGTTAGCTAAGGCTGGATTTCGTGACTTAAAGAAAAACTATAGCCGACTATTACAAAATGAGAAAATGGCTGCTTTAGGTCAGTTGGTAGCAGGTATTGCCCATGAGGTTAATAACCCTATCAACTTTATTGCTGGGAATATTGCCCATGTGATTAACTACAGTAGTAATTTCCTGGATTTGATCAAGTTGTATCAAAAATATTATCCCCACCCTGTAGATGAGATTACAACTGCAATTTATGACAATGAATTAGAGTTTATTGCCAAAGATTTACCTGATCTTTTAAGTTCTATGCAAGCTGGTTGCAAACGCATTACTCAGATTGTCCTTTCCCTAAGAAATTTTTCACGATTAGATGAATCTGATAGAAAAATAGTTGATATTCACGAAGGTATTGATAGTACGCTATTAATCTTACAGAGTCGTCTCAAATATCACAAAAATAATCAAAATATTAGCGTTATTAAAGAATATGGCAATCTTCCTCTAGTAGATTGTTATGCTGGGTTACTCAATCAGGTATTTATGAATATTCTAACTAATGCTATTGATGCCTTGGAAGAGTCAATCGTCAATAGTCAAGAGTTAACAAGCAACAATTATGAAATAGAAACTCAACTACAAATTTGTATTCGCACTGAAAACATTAACAATCAGCAAGTCATGATTCGCATAGCTGATAATGGTTTAGGCATTCCAGACGATATCAAAAATCGACTATTTGATCCGTTTTTCACGACGAAACCTGTAGGTAAAGGCACTGGATTGGGACTGTCTATTTGTCATCAAATTATTGTAGAAAAACACGGTGGGCAGATATATTGTGTATCAACCGTAGGAAAGGGATCTGAATTCATCATTCATATTCCCGTCAACAGTTAA
- the hetF gene encoding cell division protein HetF encodes MTQEFHISVTPVGQNDYLVRTERVAPGVPLAEELVTWPVADWLASAGHLMNDPLKIILQGDTIASSAIAKNSVSLVALGQKLYNALFQGTLRDSWITAQGIAQNQQQVLRLRLGLKDNKLARLPWEVMHAGDRPLATGPYIAFSRYQSGISPASRLPSANRNKLPEDGVIRVLMVLASPTDQDSLDLLKQEGIKLRAELQRQLPRTLDGGHYLPEIELTLLDQPGREELTQALEQGKFHVLHYSGHSNLGPNGGEIYLVSNRTGLTETLSGDDLAGLLVNNNIKMAVFNSCWGTYAATTDIPKDSWERNLTESLVKRGIQSVLAMSERIPDEVALTLTQLFYRNLSQGYPVDLCVSRVRQGLISAYGSHQLYWALPILYLQPEFNGFLYPKTASPTSADSLAEYSPPLTATSTTTAAYSAVVDDSEMSVPIEGMIPSGLARDNSGLDWLGEDTWGDLVDEIEYDDPSYAEDSAFVSDIFRQLDQQIPGNEAPDLLEEVRHQMPDYSLSEGQMAAAPRETESPKIVPPVSNNGTAQNSSANLQNLSLLSSRMRQQWSILAMIGAGAIATVLAFTWWWQNRQPPLRDIPPIPTQPVSSPGQIPTDIRQIPTQMVTTIATERLNQGDLEAGLVAVEELLNRNVLPPAETALNLIPAKQAQKASVNFLRGRLVWQFLQTGNTKYSIDDARRYWENAVKANPDSVLYKNALGFAYYAESDVNRANNSWFRASNLALEQENADSQTKAPDDVLTSYAGLALGLYKSAKSFSGNRRTQYINEAIKLREKVLEKEPSNFQIDKLSNNWLWTETTLADWRSLLREKPRAS; translated from the coding sequence GTGACCCAGGAATTTCACATTTCCGTGACTCCAGTAGGGCAAAATGACTACTTGGTGCGGACGGAACGAGTCGCGCCTGGTGTCCCATTGGCAGAAGAACTAGTGACTTGGCCTGTGGCTGATTGGTTGGCATCTGCTGGGCATCTGATGAATGACCCATTGAAGATAATATTACAGGGAGACACGATCGCCTCTAGTGCGATCGCCAAAAACTCTGTTAGTTTAGTGGCATTGGGTCAGAAACTTTATAACGCACTGTTTCAAGGCACTCTTAGAGATAGTTGGATTACAGCCCAGGGGATTGCCCAGAATCAACAACAGGTGCTGCGTTTGCGTTTGGGGCTTAAAGATAATAAGTTAGCACGTCTGCCGTGGGAAGTCATGCACGCAGGCGATCGCCCCCTCGCAACAGGCCCCTATATTGCTTTCTCTCGCTACCAAAGTGGTATATCCCCCGCCTCCCGCTTACCTTCAGCTAATAGAAATAAACTCCCGGAAGATGGCGTGATTAGGGTCTTAATGGTACTAGCATCGCCCACAGATCAAGATAGTTTGGATCTCCTGAAGCAAGAAGGTATCAAATTACGAGCTGAACTGCAACGTCAGTTACCCAGAACCTTAGATGGTGGTCATTATCTACCAGAAATTGAACTCACTTTACTAGACCAACCTGGTAGAGAAGAATTAACCCAGGCTTTAGAACAAGGAAAATTTCATGTTCTCCACTATTCCGGTCACAGTAATTTAGGGCCAAACGGCGGGGAAATTTATCTTGTTAGTAATAGAACCGGCTTGACAGAAACCCTCAGTGGTGACGATTTAGCAGGATTGCTGGTTAATAACAATATCAAAATGGCGGTATTTAATTCCTGCTGGGGAACATACGCTGCTACAACTGATATTCCTAAAGACTCATGGGAACGTAACCTGACAGAAAGCTTAGTCAAGCGGGGTATTCAAAGCGTTTTGGCAATGTCAGAAAGGATTCCTGATGAAGTGGCGTTGACACTCACCCAATTGTTTTACCGCAACCTCAGTCAAGGGTATCCCGTGGATTTATGCGTGAGTCGAGTCCGTCAGGGATTAATTTCTGCCTATGGTTCACACCAGCTATACTGGGCATTACCAATTTTATATCTCCAGCCAGAATTTAACGGGTTTCTATATCCAAAAACCGCTTCTCCTACCAGTGCAGATTCCTTGGCGGAGTATAGCCCACCTTTGACGGCAACTTCAACTACTACGGCTGCTTATTCTGCTGTAGTGGATGATTCAGAAATGTCTGTACCTATTGAGGGCATGATTCCCTCTGGGTTAGCCCGTGATAATTCTGGCTTAGACTGGCTAGGAGAAGATACTTGGGGTGATTTAGTTGATGAAATTGAGTACGATGATCCTAGTTATGCAGAAGATTCTGCTTTTGTCTCTGATATATTTCGCCAACTCGATCAACAAATTCCTGGGAATGAAGCACCTGATCTACTAGAAGAAGTTAGACACCAGATGCCAGATTATAGTCTCTCAGAAGGACAAATGGCGGCTGCGCCCAGAGAAACAGAGTCACCAAAAATAGTACCTCCTGTAAGCAATAATGGAACAGCCCAAAACTCGTCAGCAAATTTGCAGAATTTAAGTTTGTTATCATCAAGGATGCGTCAACAGTGGTCGATTTTAGCGATGATTGGGGCGGGTGCGATCGCAACTGTATTAGCTTTTACTTGGTGGTGGCAAAATCGACAACCACCCTTACGTGACATTCCTCCCATCCCTACCCAGCCTGTATCCAGCCCAGGCCAGATCCCAACTGATATCAGGCAAATTCCTACGCAGATGGTAACAACTATTGCCACGGAAAGATTAAATCAAGGAGACTTGGAAGCAGGTTTAGTAGCTGTAGAAGAACTACTAAATCGCAACGTACTTCCTCCGGCGGAAACCGCTTTGAATTTAATTCCCGCAAAGCAAGCCCAAAAAGCATCTGTTAACTTTCTCAGAGGGCGATTAGTTTGGCAGTTTCTCCAAACAGGAAATACAAAATACAGTATTGATGATGCCCGCCGTTACTGGGAAAATGCCGTTAAGGCCAATCCAGACTCGGTTTTATATAAGAATGCTTTAGGATTTGCCTACTATGCTGAAAGTGACGTGAATCGAGCTAATAATTCATGGTTTAGAGCTTCAAATTTAGCACTCGAACAAGAAAATGCTGATTCTCAGACTAAAGCACCTGATGATGTCTTAACTTCCTATGCTGGTTTAGCCCTAGGACTATATAAGTCTGCAAAAAGTTTTTCAGGGAATAGACGAACTCAATATATTAACGAAGCCATCAAATTACGGGAAAAAGTTCTGGAGAAAGAACCGTCAAATTTCCAAATTGATAAATTAAGCAATAATTGGCTGTGGACAGAAACAACTTTAGCAGATTGGCGATCGCTCCTTCGAGAAAAACCCAGAGCAAGCTGA
- a CDS encoding thioredoxin family protein, translating into MSLAVIKFSSEECGICHKMSFYDQKVAEELGLQFIDVKMQDTATYRKYRKILLTQYPDKSEMGWPTYIICDSPEGEFQIIGEVKGGHPKGEFRTRLQQVLNSTASQN; encoded by the coding sequence ATGAGTTTAGCTGTTATTAAATTTTCTTCCGAAGAATGCGGTATCTGCCACAAAATGTCTTTTTACGACCAAAAGGTGGCTGAAGAACTAGGCTTGCAATTTATTGACGTGAAAATGCAGGACACCGCAACCTATCGCAAATATCGCAAGATTCTGCTGACCCAGTATCCTGATAAATCTGAAATGGGATGGCCTACCTACATTATTTGTGATTCTCCAGAAGGTGAATTCCAAATCATCGGTGAAGTCAAAGGAGGACATCCCAAAGGAGAATTTAGAACTCGTCTACAGCAGGTTCTCAATTCCACAGCTAGTCAGAACTAA
- a CDS encoding S8 family peptidase has translation MRKLIILCLFVIGLVSAVFGFLNLQGLAAKGEFQTILLDFREDIPAEVIKRDLQAIAQKYNVTPQLDNKFSARDNVYIIKGDRERLKELKKSPFAKTTEIIEPNYIYKLIEPAAKPTWLGEMLRPQDGEEVQPSLTAPNDEYYSKQWNLHKIGIEGAWSQTKGSGVTVAVIDTGVTKVRDLQETKFVKGYDFVNDKEEASDDNGHGTHVAGTIAQATNNKYGVAGIAYEAKLMPLKVLSAYGGGTVADIAEAIKFAADKGADVINMSLGGGGESQLLKQAIDYAHRKGVVIIAAAGNENENSASYPARYPRVIGVSAFGPNGEKAPYSNFGAGVDISAPGGTDTGAILQETINEQGEGVFLGLQGTSMASPHVAGVAALIKAKGIEEPEEILKVLKQSARVIQDDSLNYYGAGQLNAEAAVKLAIEGKISFQDFFRWLRDNGYLNPGFWIDGGAVALLPKVLMVVGSYLLAWFLRVYFPFAWSWSLSSGLIFGSSGLFFLKGIYIFDLPQWPFRVLGSSLPELGNTIQGSGALNPIFASVLIPIVLMALLLGHPNWKWFAIGSTLGVAACLTVSAVLDPAVWGLGSENLARIFLIANALLCYALARLALKNEGQTA, from the coding sequence ATGAGAAAACTTATAATATTGTGCTTGTTTGTCATCGGGTTGGTATCGGCTGTATTTGGTTTCCTAAATTTGCAAGGACTAGCAGCTAAAGGCGAATTTCAAACAATTTTGTTAGATTTTCGGGAAGATATTCCAGCCGAGGTGATCAAGCGAGATTTACAAGCAATCGCGCAAAAATACAACGTTACTCCTCAATTAGATAATAAATTCTCAGCAAGAGACAATGTTTATATTATCAAAGGCGATCGCGAAAGACTCAAAGAACTAAAGAAATCTCCCTTTGCTAAAACTACAGAGATTATCGAGCCGAACTACATCTATAAGCTAATTGAGCCAGCAGCTAAACCCACTTGGCTAGGCGAAATGTTAAGACCCCAGGACGGCGAAGAGGTACAACCCTCCTTAACTGCACCCAACGACGAATATTACAGCAAACAGTGGAATTTGCACAAAATCGGCATTGAAGGTGCATGGAGTCAAACTAAAGGCAGTGGCGTAACTGTCGCAGTCATAGACACAGGCGTTACCAAAGTCCGAGACTTACAAGAAACAAAATTTGTCAAAGGCTACGATTTTGTCAACGACAAAGAAGAAGCCAGCGATGACAACGGACATGGTACACACGTCGCCGGGACTATCGCCCAAGCCACCAATAATAAATATGGTGTCGCCGGAATTGCCTACGAAGCCAAACTCATGCCCTTAAAAGTGCTGAGTGCCTACGGTGGTGGGACTGTTGCCGATATTGCCGAAGCCATTAAATTTGCGGCAGACAAAGGCGCAGATGTGATTAATATGAGCTTAGGGGGTGGTGGTGAAAGTCAACTTCTCAAGCAAGCCATTGACTATGCCCACAGAAAAGGTGTAGTCATCATTGCCGCCGCCGGTAACGAAAACGAAAATTCTGCTTCCTACCCCGCCCGTTACCCCCGCGTCATCGGTGTTTCCGCATTTGGCCCCAACGGCGAAAAAGCCCCCTATTCTAACTTTGGTGCTGGCGTTGATATTTCCGCGCCTGGTGGAACTGATACCGGGGCAATTCTGCAAGAAACCATCAACGAACAAGGCGAAGGTGTGTTTCTCGGACTCCAAGGTACAAGCATGGCTTCCCCTCACGTTGCCGGTGTCGCAGCTTTAATCAAAGCTAAAGGCATCGAAGAACCAGAGGAAATTTTAAAAGTCCTCAAGCAGTCAGCAAGAGTCATTCAAGACGATAGCTTAAACTACTACGGTGCTGGACAACTCAACGCCGAAGCAGCAGTGAAACTAGCCATCGAAGGAAAAATCAGTTTCCAAGATTTCTTCCGTTGGTTGCGAGATAACGGCTATCTCAACCCTGGCTTTTGGATAGATGGCGGTGCGGTAGCATTATTACCAAAGGTATTAATGGTAGTTGGTTCTTATCTCCTAGCCTGGTTTTTGCGGGTTTACTTCCCCTTCGCGTGGAGTTGGTCATTATCTAGCGGTCTAATTTTTGGTAGTTCTGGGTTATTCTTCCTCAAAGGTATCTATATCTTTGACCTACCCCAGTGGCCTTTCCGCGTTTTAGGTAGTTCCCTACCAGAATTAGGCAACACCATCCAAGGGTCTGGTGCTTTAAATCCCATATTTGCCAGTGTATTAATTCCAATTGTATTAATGGCATTACTACTAGGTCATCCCAACTGGAAATGGTTCGCGATTGGTTCAACTCTTGGTGTAGCTGCTTGCTTAACAGTCAGCGCAGTTTTAGACCCAGCCGTTTGGGGTTTAGGTAGTGAAAATTTAGCCAGGATATTCCTCATAGCCAACGCCTTACTGTGTTATGCACTAGCACGTTTAGCATTGAAGAACGAAGGACAAACAGCGTAG
- the thiD gene encoding bifunctional hydroxymethylpyrimidine kinase/phosphomethylpyrimidine kinase, whose product MNAEIISRVPVALTIAGSDSGGGAGIQADLRTFAFHCVHGTSAVTCVTAQNTLGVMRVDAMSPETVVAQMQAVVEDIGVQAAKTGMLLNQEIIVAVAQQVETLEIKNLVVDPVMVSRTGAQLIDDDAVKTLREQLIPKAAIVTPNRYEAQILSGLQVNSLDDMRAAAQVIHRTFKPKAVLVKGGGMLGNALGVDIWFDGQKLETLTTKQVDTPNTHGTGCTLSAAIAANLAQNKDLWQSVEQAKKYVTNALTYALDIGQGQGPVGHFFPLLSNFYSQCLIPNV is encoded by the coding sequence ATGAATGCTGAAATAATATCAAGAGTTCCTGTTGCTTTAACTATTGCTGGTTCAGATAGTGGTGGCGGTGCGGGAATTCAAGCTGATTTACGCACCTTTGCTTTTCATTGTGTTCACGGGACTAGTGCCGTAACCTGTGTTACCGCTCAAAATACTCTAGGGGTGATGCGAGTTGATGCGATGTCACCAGAGACTGTTGTAGCCCAAATGCAAGCCGTCGTTGAGGATATTGGCGTACAAGCTGCGAAAACTGGAATGTTACTCAACCAGGAAATTATTGTAGCTGTTGCCCAACAAGTCGAGACTTTAGAAATCAAAAACTTAGTAGTTGACCCAGTTATGGTTTCACGGACTGGGGCGCAATTAATTGATGATGATGCTGTTAAGACACTCCGTGAGCAATTAATACCAAAAGCAGCTATTGTTACACCCAATCGCTACGAAGCCCAGATTTTGAGCGGGTTACAGGTAAATTCTTTAGATGATATGAGGGCAGCCGCGCAAGTGATTCACCGTACTTTCAAGCCAAAAGCTGTGTTAGTTAAGGGTGGAGGAATGCTAGGAAATGCCCTTGGTGTTGATATTTGGTTTGATGGGCAAAAGTTAGAAACCTTAACTACAAAGCAAGTAGATACTCCGAATACTCACGGTACTGGTTGTACTTTATCAGCTGCGATCGCTGCCAATCTAGCCCAAAATAAAGATTTATGGCAATCTGTAGAACAAGCCAAGAAATATGTTACTAATGCACTGACTTACGCCTTAGATATAGGCCAAGGTCAAGGCCCTGTAGGACACTTCTTTCCTTTGTTATCAAACTTCTATTCCCAATGCCTCATACCTAATGTGTAA
- a CDS encoding NYN domain-containing protein — translation MPRSLSPAVLLVDGYNIIGAWHCLKKTRDTAGLEAARWELVEAMTSYSAFQGYETQIVFDAHYQNTSSNREVITEFLSVHYTDFGQTADSYIEKTCASLRPQFSQTRISRVIVATSDRAQQLTVQGYGAEWLSALQLCGEVQTTVCRVKQRSQPRTQSKSRFLASSIDPQARQKLAQLRMGL, via the coding sequence ATGCCCCGTTCCCTATCCCCAGCCGTCTTGTTAGTAGACGGCTACAATATAATTGGTGCTTGGCATTGCCTTAAAAAAACCCGTGATACTGCTGGACTAGAGGCGGCTCGCTGGGAACTTGTAGAAGCGATGACAAGTTACAGCGCGTTTCAAGGTTATGAAACTCAAATAGTTTTTGATGCCCACTATCAAAATACCTCTAGTAATAGGGAAGTGATCACCGAGTTTTTATCAGTTCATTACACTGATTTCGGGCAAACAGCAGACTCTTATATAGAAAAAACCTGTGCATCTTTGCGCCCTCAATTTTCACAAACTCGGATTTCTCGTGTAATTGTTGCCACATCAGACCGCGCACAACAGTTAACAGTACAGGGATATGGGGCTGAATGGTTATCAGCACTACAATTGTGTGGGGAGGTACAAACTACTGTTTGTCGGGTCAAACAAAGGTCTCAACCACGCACACAATCTAAGAGTAGATTTTTGGCTAGTAGTATTGATCCTCAAGCAAGACAAAAGCTTGCTCAATTGCGGATGGGATTGTAA
- a CDS encoding ABC transporter ATP-binding protein: protein MTEAGILVKDLQFSWPNGETAIQSCSLEVPKGEFWMLLGTNGSGKSTLLRLLAGLLAPQSGEIGVLHPVGFVFQNPDHQLVMPTVGADVAFGLVEENLPTTAVRARVTEALGAVNLSAFQLRPIYALSGGQKQRVAIAGAIARHCEILLLDEPTALLDPDSQLDLVASVRNLVKSRGITALWVTHRLDELNYCDGAFLLEKGQLIDSGEPQRLKQRLMNINGE from the coding sequence ATGACGGAAGCGGGCATTTTAGTTAAAGATTTACAGTTCAGTTGGCCTAATGGTGAGACAGCAATTCAATCTTGCTCTTTGGAAGTACCCAAAGGGGAATTTTGGATGCTGTTGGGTACAAATGGCAGTGGTAAATCCACATTACTTCGTTTGCTAGCGGGGCTGTTAGCTCCCCAATCTGGAGAGATTGGGGTTTTACATCCTGTTGGCTTTGTCTTCCAAAATCCCGACCACCAACTAGTGATGCCAACTGTTGGTGCAGATGTGGCTTTTGGTTTAGTAGAAGAAAACCTGCCAACAACTGCGGTGAGAGCAAGGGTGACAGAGGCATTAGGGGCAGTAAATTTGAGTGCTTTTCAACTACGCCCAATTTATGCCCTCAGTGGGGGACAAAAACAACGGGTAGCTATAGCAGGTGCGATCGCTCGTCATTGTGAAATATTATTATTAGATGAACCCACAGCTTTACTTGATCCAGATAGTCAATTGGACTTAGTGGCTAGTGTCCGCAACCTAGTGAAAAGTAGAGGTATTACTGCCTTATGGGTGACACACAGATTAGACGAGTTGAATTACTGTGATGGTGCTTTCTTACTAGAAAAAGGCCAACTCATAGATAGTGGTGAACCACAGCGTCTTAAACAAAGGTTGATGAATATAAATGGGGAATAG
- the psbD gene encoding photosystem II D2 protein (photosystem q(a) protein) produces MTIAVGRAPSRGWFDVLDDWLKRDRFVFVGWSGILLFPCAFLALGGWLTGTTFVTSWYTHGLASSYLEGANFLTVAVSSPADSMGHSLLLLWGPEAQGDFTRWCQLGGFWPFVALHGAFGLIGFMLRQFEIARLVGIRPYNALAFSGPIAVFVSVFLMYPLGQSSWFFAPSFGVAAIFRFLLFLQGFHNWTLNPFHMMGVAGILGGALLCAIHGATVENTLFEDGEGSNTFPAFNPTQAEETYSMVTANRFWSQIFGIAFSNKRWLHFFMLFVPVTGLWMSSVGIVGLALNLRAYDFVSQELRAAEDPEFETFYTKNILLNEGIRAWMAPQDQPHEKFVFPEEVLPRGNAL; encoded by the coding sequence ATGACCATCGCAGTAGGACGCGCCCCCAGTAGAGGGTGGTTTGACGTACTAGACGACTGGTTAAAGCGCGATCGCTTCGTGTTCGTAGGTTGGTCAGGAATATTATTATTCCCCTGCGCCTTCCTAGCACTAGGCGGTTGGCTAACCGGCACAACCTTCGTCACCTCCTGGTACACCCACGGACTAGCCTCATCCTACCTAGAAGGGGCAAACTTCCTGACAGTAGCAGTATCTAGCCCCGCCGACAGCATGGGACATTCCCTATTGTTGTTGTGGGGACCAGAAGCACAAGGCGACTTCACTCGTTGGTGTCAACTAGGTGGATTTTGGCCTTTCGTAGCACTGCACGGAGCATTTGGCTTAATCGGCTTCATGCTACGTCAATTTGAGATTGCGCGTCTAGTAGGCATCCGTCCTTACAACGCCCTAGCATTCTCAGGCCCCATCGCGGTATTCGTCAGCGTCTTCTTGATGTACCCCTTGGGACAATCTTCTTGGTTCTTCGCACCCAGTTTTGGTGTAGCAGCAATTTTCCGCTTCTTACTATTCCTCCAAGGTTTCCATAACTGGACACTCAACCCCTTCCACATGATGGGAGTAGCAGGGATATTAGGTGGAGCATTATTGTGTGCCATCCACGGTGCAACCGTAGAAAACACCTTATTTGAAGACGGCGAAGGCTCAAACACCTTCCCCGCATTCAACCCCACCCAAGCTGAAGAAACCTACTCAATGGTGACAGCAAACCGTTTCTGGTCACAGATTTTCGGGATTGCATTCTCCAACAAACGCTGGTTGCACTTCTTCATGTTGTTTGTGCCAGTAACTGGTCTGTGGATGAGTTCTGTCGGAATTGTGGGTTTAGCCCTCAACCTGCGGGCTTATGACTTCGTATCGCAAGAATTACGCGCTGCGGAAGACCCAGAATTTGAAACCTTCTATACCAAGAACATTTTGTTGAATGAGGGTATCCGCGCTTGGATGGCCCCTCAAGATCAGCCTCACGAAAAATTTGTGTTCCCCGAAGAAGTCCTACCTCGCGGTAACGCACTCTAA
- a CDS encoding 4a-hydroxytetrahydrobiopterin dehydratase, with translation MAQLLTDAEIQTQASSLSGWTVESSTLQTTRKFKDFVAAIAFVNKLVEPAESAGHHPDIQISYNKVQITLTTHDAGGLTQKDFDLAGVISGIS, from the coding sequence ATGGCGCAACTACTAACTGATGCAGAAATTCAAACGCAAGCCAGCAGCCTTTCAGGTTGGACAGTAGAAAGTTCTACCTTACAAACTACCCGCAAATTTAAAGACTTTGTGGCAGCGATCGCATTTGTTAATAAGCTGGTAGAACCTGCGGAGTCAGCCGGACACCATCCAGACATACAGATTTCTTATAACAAAGTGCAAATTACATTAACAACACATGATGCAGGTGGCTTGACACAAAAGGATTTTGATTTGGCCGGAGTAATTTCTGGGATTAGTTAA